The Mercurialis annua linkage group LG7, ddMerAnnu1.2, whole genome shotgun sequence genome includes the window tataaatttattaatttttaaaattaaattttattagtatatgactatttatataaaagtatattacatatttttaattagGCCTCACTTGGTTCAAAAATATACAATTCCCGGAAAGTGTACTTTTTGGAAAGTTAATTACTGAGAAAGTTAATGTAGAGGAAGTTAATATTTGCATTACTTGGTTCACTTAATAACTTTTCGGGAagttacattttatttttaattaattaaaatttaaaaataattttacccTCAAtaactaaattggctaattaaaTATAGAGAtataatagtattttaattaacttaactAGGTAAGATGAACTTACCTAGGTTTTGCTAGAGAAATCATTTCCTAGTTAAAGGGAAGTCAACCTTTTAACTTCCCGGAAAGTAGATTGACAAAAATGAAccaaatgagaaaaaaaatgcTATTTTCCGGGAAGTTAAATTTTCTTGGTGAGTTTATCCCAACCAAGTGAGGTTTTAGTTTAACATCTTAAAAATACCAAGCATTTATGTGTGATCAAACTTGTAAAAATTATCTCATTTAGTCTGTTTTAAGAATTTGTGCATCGGTTatagttgatttaaaaaatcaaatttaggcTCTTCAAATGTTTGTCACGTTGACTAAAAagtcatattattttttaaattggtcATAATTGACAAATCTAAAAACAAACGAGGTGTAGAGTTATAACACGAGGTACATTTTTCACTACTTCGGCTATTAGAGTAGAATAATCATTAGGCTATCCCTACCATCTACCCACTATTTGTTCGTATgctccttttttttttccaaaggtAAATCCATTGATGAAGATTAAGATTACAAAACAAGGATGAAAGTCATATCACAAGAATTttttatatgatctttcaagGTTTGAATAAACCAAATAAAGGCAAACAACCCAAGATACAAGCAAAGATAAAAAGAAATCTAGTCATGGATCCCGTAAACTTAGAACAACGATGAACAAATCCGTTGAGCGGGGACTTCGATCTCCTTCTCCCAATCGATGAGACGGAAGAAACACTTGATCCGTTGAATCCTATTATCTCCAATCAACATCTTCATCTAGATCTACAAAGTTAGACGCCATAAACCTTCCGATCTTTAGATCTACAAGAACTTGAATATAAAGAATGAACAAACACTAAGGATTCTTAGTAGATCTAAATATATAATCAAAAGAAGAGTAAAaccatataaattttattagacttaAAAAAAGACCAAATCAACATAAACAACATAAAAGAGTTTTATTGAAATCAAACTAAAGATTCTAATATTTCGTAACGAAAAGTAATCACCGAAATGAAAAACCCATATAAGTCACTAGTCACTATCATTATCATACATTGCTGAACATTACCCACTCCACATTCTTAACAAAACAATACATTAAAACCCAAATAACAATACATTTTTCAGTTACATAAAACCATACATTAAAATCCAAATAGCAGAATCATTTTTCAATTACTTATAAGCTAGTAGTCAAAAAGAAAATGTCATCCAACCGATCATTACTCGGAGAGTTACCCCCATACACCAAAAGCCCTAACTTACCACCCAAGCTACCCGAGGCGAAAGCGCACCATCCTCGCGGGCCGGGGTGATTTTTCGAGCCCGGCCCATCGTCCAATTTCAGCCATACTAAAGTATCCGTGTCTAATGCGTACAGATCGCCGGTGAATTTCCCGGCCCCCATATGGCCCTGGTCACTAGGGTCCACTTCTCCCCCATATATAACTATGTACTTTCCAATCCCAACCGTTGAAAATACACTTCTAGCCGTTGGTTTTTCGCCACTTGTCTCCACTTGGTCCCACTTCTCAAGAACCGGATCATAGCAATGGACGTCATCCGCCTCTACACCAGCAAACCCATATACAACCCATATTTTTCCTCGGGTCACAGAAAGCCCAGGCCCACCTCTACCCTTACAGCTATCACCCGGGCTCGGATACTTGACCCATTTTCCCTCCACTGTATCATAAGCCCACAGATCATTCAACCGCCCATCCACACCACACCCACCAAAGATAAACACGTGTCGGTCATCGGAAGTGGCAGAATGATAACTCCGGTGAGGAGGGCCAGTATCACCGGAAGAAAGTAGGGTCCACTTGTGAGTACACGTGTCGTAAGAGTAGAGCTCGTTAAGCTCCTTATGAGTACCATCTCTGCCTCCAAAGACATAGATGATTCCGCCAACAGCAGCCATTGTGACACCAACTCGCGGCGGAGGAACGTCTCCGGTGACTTCTGGGACAGACCATGACTGAGTTTGGAGATCAAAAATGTGGAGCTTGTTGTCCACCGGAACGCGTGGTGAAAACTCGCCGCCGAATGCGTAGGCCTTTTGTCCGACGATTGTTATTGCATGTGAGCTTCTTGCTCCCGGTCCGGCACCGTTTTGATCAAGctattaattagggttaatgaATTGGGAAATTTTGATGAaatcaagaaaattaaaattgctGGTTTGATTGAAATTAAACAATTGGAATTTAAAACGCGAGAACTAACCTTGATCCATTTGCCTTGCACCGTAGTCATCGGAAAATAGAccggaattttatttttttagcgccGGGAGAGAGGGCGTCTGTAAATGCTGAGTTGATTGGAGTTGCCGAACCTttttatttaggcttaattacttaaaaaccactcaccttgaacttttttttcgtttataccatgacctaggaaaaaattcatttataccctgacgtatgtatttatgtttcacctctaccccgaggcactaaattaacctcttttcattaagaaaaaagtttaaaatagttcttcatttttaacctaaactaattagagtttaattagaaatgaatttttctctaaatgaaggactattttaaacttttttttaaatgaaaagaggttaatttagtgcctcggggtagagatgaaacataaacacatacgtcagggtataaatgatttttttcctaggttagggtataaacgaaaaaaaagttcaaggtgggtggtttttaaataattaagccttttatttAAGCAAGTGTAGcattattttgcaatttaaaacaatgttttaataaaacaaaatagtttttattaaaaaagtttttGAAGTTTAgctatgacaaaaaaaaaaaaaaattatttacttaTTGTTGTCACATTAAACTGTTTCAATCACATGAGATCATTAGttagtataaaaaaaatgaaaaatcattcTATATATCTTTAAGGAAATTATTGATAGTATTAATCATCTTAATTTATCTTGTATgacccattttaacaatttgcTCAATCTCATATATTACtcttaaaattttactaattaaaataaaaacagataTCATTTAATATGGTCAGAGAACTtattaat containing:
- the LOC126655826 gene encoding nitrile-specifier protein 5; this encodes MTTVQGKWIKLDQNGAGPGARSSHAITIVGQKAYAFGGEFSPRVPVDNKLHIFDLQTQSWSVPEVTGDVPPPRVGVTMAAVGGIIYVFGGRDGTHKELNELYSYDTCTHKWTLLSSGDTGPPHRSYHSATSDDRHVFIFGGCGVDGRLNDLWAYDTVEGKWVKYPSPGDSCKGRGGPGLSVTRGKIWVVYGFAGVEADDVHCYDPVLEKWDQVETSGEKPTARSVFSTVGIGKYIVIYGGEVDPSDQGHMGAGKFTGDLYALDTDTLVWLKLDDGPGSKNHPGPRGWCAFASGSLGGKLGLLVYGGNSPSNDRLDDIFFLTTSL